The Engystomops pustulosus chromosome 3, aEngPut4.maternal, whole genome shotgun sequence region TTCAAATCCGGTTCAATCCTGGTTTATTCTGCTCATTGCAGGAAATGCAAGATGCTACACTACCTGTTTGCAGTCCATTTAAGGTGGGTAGAGGAGCCAAAGGCTACCTTCAGAACGTCTCTGCATTTCTCCTCTATGCATTATCCTCTATTTCTTGGGTATACCCAGATGCTATATTTATAAAGTTGGGCTGGGGACCTGTTTCTCACATGACACCATCCAGCCAACCCCACATTTAACTTCTTTATTTAAAGAAGATGTAAATGTCATATACCTTACTCCTATAcaatacatttgttttacatgatacCTTTATATTGAACCTCTCAGATGCTGAAGAGCAGCTTTGTCTCTTCTAGCCTAAGCTCTATGGACACATATAGTAGTGAATGATCTGGATAATGAATGACAGAAATCATCAATTGTATTTATAATCAtcaaatgtatcttttattttatgatggttctatctcctgctgctgctggtgttgTGCAGGGACGACCATCATTAATGTTTGGGACAATTTGGAGAGAAGCCAATTAACCTATCAgtatatttttgggatgtgggaggaaaccggagtgcccggaggaaacccacgcaaacacagggagaatatacaaactccatGCAGAGCTGTCCATGAGCTATCTGGACCCAGATGCTGCAAGGCCCCAGTGcaaaccactgagcctctgtgttGCCCAAGGAAGGATTAGAAGACGTCTTGGTGGAAAATACCGCAGGTCTTTATGACTTCTTCATCTGCTACCTTCTTGACTGGGTCTATGCTCTTGCTGATGGTAGAGCCTGATGGTCACTGATGGAGGTTTTCATGAATGCTAGGCAAACATACAAGATGATTCCTGATGGCATTCCATTTGCGGTGTGTGAAGGAGCCAgaagctaccttcagaaggtctacggACACCAggtaaacatgcaagatgctacctgttggcagtccatttgcggtgggtgaaggagccagaggctaccttcagaaggtctatggacgctaggcaaacatgcgagatgctacctagtggcagtccatttgcagtgggtgaaggagccaggggctaccttcaaaatgtctatggacgccaggcaaacatgcaagatgctacctgttggcagtccatttgcagtaggtgaaggagccagaggctaccttcgaaaggtctatggacgctaggcaaacatgcgagatgctacctagtggcagtccatttgcagtgggtgaaggagccaggggctaccttcaaaatgtctatggacgccaggcaaacatgcaaggtgctacctgttggcagtccatttgcggtggttgaagtagccaggggctaccttcaaagtgtctatggacgccaggcaaacatgctagatgctacctgttggcagtccatttgcggtaggtgaaggagccagaggctaccttcagtagGTCTATgaacgctaggcaaacatgcgagatgctacctcttggcagtccatttgtggtgggagaaggagccagaggctaccttcagagggtctatggacgctaggcaaacatgcgagatgctacctagtggcagtccatttgcagtggttgaaggagccaggggctaccttccaaatgtctatggacgccaggcaaacatgctagatgctacctgttggcagtccatttgcggtaggtgaaggagccagaggctaccttcagtaagtctatggacgctaggcaaacatgcgagatgctaccagttggcagtccatttgcggtagttgaaggagccagaggctaccttcagagggtctatggacgctaggcaaacatgccagatgctacctgttggcagtccatttgcagtgggtgaagagccagaggctaccttcagaaggtctatggatgctaggcaaacatgcgagatgctacctcttggcagtccatttgcggtgggtgaaggagccagaggctaccttcagagtgtctatggacgctaggcaaacatgcgagatgctacctagtggcagtccatttgcggtgggtgaaggagccaggggctaccttcaagaggtctatggacaccaggcaaacatgcaagatgctacctagtggcagtccatttgcgatgGTTGAAGGAGCCAGGGACTACCTTCAAAatgtctatggacgccaggcaaacatgctagatgctacctgttggcagtccatttgcggtaggtgaaggagccagaggctaccttcagagggtctatggacgctaggcaaacatgcgagatgctacctgttggcagtccatttgcgctgggtgaaggagccagaggctaccttcagaaggtctatggacgctaggcaaacatgcgagatgctaccacttggcagtccatttgcggttaatgaaggagccagaggctaccttcagaaggtctatggactctaggcaaacatgctagatgctacctttaggcagtccatttgcggtgtgtgAAGTAGCAAGTCGCAACCTTCAGGTGAAATCCAGGGggtgaaggcgcaagacgcaacctgcAGGTCGAGTTCGGTAAATGTCATACAACAAGGAGGATACAGCGAGGCCTTGATCTGGAGCGGTGATCTacagaaacaaaagaaaatgtaTGTAAGTGATTATGACTAAACATGGAGCTCAGGATACAAATATTCATGACACATCTTCTGCTACCATACAAATCCGGAGACCTCATAATTGATTAATTGAAGTCTCTGCTCATTCTAGATTTGGGATTTCAGTAGAGGATTCTAAATCACTAGTTAATTCTATGCACATTTATATAGCAATGGCTATGGACACCTATCATTTCTATATTATACATCTTACAGGCAGGAGACTCATCTTATTGAGTGGTTACCCTCTGCCTGTCAGTGTGTTAAAATAAGGCGGCAGCAGATTATACACATTAATACACAACCTGAAGAAAaatcattcattatatacacatcattgcCCTGCGCACTACAATGAGAAGAGTAATGGATGTCGTCCTACTACTTACCTGCTCCATTGATTACACTATACTGGTGGtcaagctgcaagctacatgggccTCTACATGGGGTTATGGAGGGATTAGGAGATTGGGATGAAGAATTAGGCTGGGAGCAATGGGCCATCCACCACCATTGTCCTTGGGTTGTTCTTACTATTTGGATGACCATCTGCTAAAGACTGTGGCCACCCAGTTCCTGGTGATGACAGGGTGATACTGTGTTGACCATTCTGGACATACAAAGCTGAACTGGTTGAACATTTTTTGGTACTTAGATTTTATGTAGTGTGGTGGTTCAGCATAGTCCATAGTATCTTCCACATTGAGGTCAATGGCTTCTGACCTCAGGATCTCTGGTGGTGGCATCTTCCTAGCTTCCACATCTTCCCAGTTTATATCAGAGAAGAATTGATGTTCCCTGATGTCTCCTTTGACTCCAAGGCGATGGAACTGGTCTTTGCACAACAGTCCTTGTAAAATGCTGACTGTGTCAGGTGGAAGAGACTCTGGGAAGTGTGGTTCATGATTGAGGACAGATTGCTCCAAATCTCTTGGTCTTTCTCCAGGGAATGGATACCTTGCTGTCACCAGCCCATAgaggaaaaatggcaaaataatccaCGGCTCTCCCATGTGGTAAGCCAAGGATCATTTCTGGGGCTGCAAATCCTGCTGTCCCCCTACAGTCATCTGTAATCCTCTTAGCAACGCCTTTCACAGCCAGGCCAAAATCAGTGATTTTGATATGGCCTTCCGTGGTCAGAAGCAGATTTTCTGGCTTTAGATCTCGATGAAGAATCCCTTTGCTGTGGAGGAATTCTGTGCCACAGACCACTTCTGCTATGATGAATCTTACAGTCGCTGTATCAAGAGGACACATTTCTAGGATAAAATCAAGCAGGTCCCCTCTAGTGGCCACTTCCATCACGTAATACACAAAGTTAACCATGTGGAAGGCACCCAGCCCATGGATGAGAAATGGGCTGGCATGGGAGAGTTGAAGGATGTCACGCTCTACAAAGCTGTAGCCAGATTCAGTGTAATCCCTTTTATCGATGACCTTGATGGCGACACGCTCTCTGCGAATCCTATCAGTTGCCAGGTAGACTTGTGCAAAGCCTCCTTGACCCAGTGAGCGGTGGAACGTGAAGGACTCCAGTGATAGGggcacggtggcagcggatgcttgGGCAGAGGTCCCGGCTTCTACCACAGAGGTTTCAGCTGTGGTGTCCTGGTATCCGCTGCTCGAAGATGACTGTGCAGACCTGGGGAGCTCCTCTCTGGTAGTAGGGTCAATAGAGCTGGGGTCACGGCGGACATCCTGCACAGATCTACAAGTATCCATCTTCTTTTTGCTAGATTGTATGGTGTGCTGTTTCTCTTCATCATCCTTCTGGTCTTCTGTATGTGACATACAGGCTGTaaaaaagcatatatatatatcgtgtCAGTGGAATGAGACATGGCATATTATCACGATTTGTATCCAATGCGTGTCACtatgcataaatgtatatatactgtcaaCCAATCATTGCTTCTTTTAATCAGTGCAGTGGTCACATGGTGTGAAccaatgatggcaaaccttttggagaccgattgcccaaactacaaccaaaatccacttatttactgtgaagagccaacatggcattttaagcagtaacttattgctgcctgttcttccacatctttcaattgtatcggctgcctgagaccaccaatacagttgaaagaaggaaggaaaatttAGTGTAtcgttgtagcttccctccagggtctctctgtagagaaagaatggtgggtccagcaggatgagcttcaaagataatgcagttctgtaaacaccttctcacttttcccgcatttccaaacagccaatgaagtgtggcttaagttgcctgggaatgcaggaagatttggtcctatttagtgaactctgtcctgggacgaTTGTCGGAGTGCCCACAGAAACGGCTCTGAGTgacatctctggcacccgtgccatatgtttgccaccactggtctaaacaCTTCAGCCAACAGATTAAATATCCATATGTACTACATACACCGATCGCGCTATGTGCAATAAACACTTCTTTTACATAGAAATGATCCTTAGTAATTTCCTACCTTTGCTGTTGGCCATACTGTCCTCCATGTTGATACGACTGGGTCCAGGGATCACATTAGAAGGTTCCTCATTGACGATATAGGTCCCTCTGTGTTTGAGACCAGCAATCCACCTCTGTGGTCTCCGGAACAGGGCTAAAAAGCGGCTTCCTGCCTCTATTTCTTCATCCTCTGAGATTTTATTCTCCAGTTGTTCACCATTTTTGCTGTCCTCATtctgtttgctgcaatatttgaTGTACTCTTcatccaggctgtggagctgctcctggatctGGTTATATTCTTTTAGGATGACTTGCTCCACCATGTTGCCTGTCTGACGATCCATGTTGTTTCTGACCACCtggccgacccttagtaaattcctACCTTTGGTGTCGGCCATACTGTCCTCCAAGTTGATATGACTGGGTCCAGGGATCTCATTAGAAGGTTCCTCATTGACGATATAGGTTCCTCTGTGTTTGAGACCAGCAATCCACCTCTGTGGTCTCCGGAGCAGGGCTAAAAAGCGGTTTCTTGGTCTACCCATAGCAATCTCCAGTTTCTTTGGTGCCTGTGGTTGCATTTCTGCCTCTATTTCTTCATCCTCTGAGATTTTATTCTCCAGTTGTTCCCCATTTTTGCTGTCCTCATCCTGTTTGCTGTAGTATTGTATGTACTCTTcatccaggctgtggagctgctcCTGAATCTGGTTATATCCTTTCAGGATGACCTGCTCCACCATGTTGCCTGTCTGATGATCCATGTTGTCTCTGACCACCTGACTGCGGGTGCTGCCTTTTATACCTTAGCCAGGGGGCGGGACTACACTATCTTGCTCCGGATTGGTCAATTTTCAATGGGCGTGGCTACTTTCCTGCCTCCTGATTGGACAGTCAGCTGGAATTGATCTGgcattatgatgtcatcagccattGGGGGAgatactctgtcattgtgacatcatcattcaTGTCCTTTACAGTatgtttactgcatttggatttatgtatgtgtgtacatactgcatacactatgtatatgttacatggtatATTAATATTGTGTATGTCCTGGTTTGGttccatgcacatcacacacacatcaccttCAGAAGAATACATTGAGAGAATTATCCCCAAATTATCTTCCCCTTTGGCTGTAATTTATCTCACTATGTAGCCACTAATTAAAGCTATAATGAGAAAGGGTGTAACATACCGAAACTTtgccagttttggaataaactcttcttctttttttcctgtttggatctggagtgctgcttcttttttggattttatggataGATTAAAGTCAGTAGGTACATGGGAATTTTATACTGTATTTACAAACGCCATTATGTTTATTAAACATCCAGCAAGTGAACACAGCCTAATATGGCGCTTATACTTATCACCACATTCTTTCACTATATTTACATCAAACTGACCTTCTATAAATacatttgggctcatttactaagggtccgcggacctcatttttgtcgggttttccgtTGATTTCCGAgttaaatggcaccactaaaaagtacaatttgtcccacagataacaagccctaacacatctctgtTAACGTAAGAAtataaaagttattgcttttggaataagggcagtaaaaaacagaaatgcaaaatcgAAAATGGGCTGAATCCTGTAAGGGTTAATAGAAAAAGATGGTATAAGATTCAAATCACTGTCACGCAAAGAAGGCAATGGGGGACATGGGAACTTTATTTGTGCTTGTTGTTTTCGTTTTCTATttgctttttttgcgacttttgctaTTGTACACCTTTGTGTGCACCTTGCGCGTTGTGCCTCACTTATCCTTTTTTCCAGGtattccgtgcaacttttcacttatgtgtctttttttgttctttttgggactttttccagggcaggtgtattggaaggattttttttcatggaacctGTTTTAACATGCAAATAGTAAGTATTTCACAATGCTTTAAATCTTtacaattttgcacataaacctgatgggcattgaaagtttgggctgtttATTTCtataaatttatacatttttgcattcataTTTTATTGAAATTCATTGGCTGCTTCTTATGGTgcagccacacatggtgtttgagATGCGTTTTTTAAGCATTGAAGAAGAgcatgttttttacattttaccatgcgtttggctggttagaaagcgttttttcttcattgctggatgtttaaaatgtaaaattgctgtgaaaatgttagcacttccaacaatgaagagaaaCGCTTTCAAACCTACCAAAAGAATGGCAAAATGTAAAAAGGATTGAGTTCTGCAATGCTTTTAAAAAGcattacaaatagagatgagcgagcactaaaatgctcgggtactcgttattcgagacaaacttttcccgatgctcgagtgctcgtcaatgggagactcgagcatttttcaaggggaccaaggctctgcacagggaagcttggccaaacaccagggaacctcagaaaaggatggaaacaccacggaaatggacaggaaacagcaggggcagcatgcatggatgcctctgaggctgcttaatcacaccattatgcaaaaattatgggcaacagcatggccatgacagagtgaccgaattaggctagatagcatctaaaacatccaataattgaccctgacactataagggacggcatgcagaggcagccgcagcagtggcaggctagagagtgtcatgacgacataccctaaatggactcaggtttcaccaaaggaggtgaaatgatttcctatgtgaacaaaaggttgacggtatatttagtcgatatcacagcatggtggcgacatagtgaccaagttccataacgtatctggtgaaacacccgaaaaattagcctgacacagctcttttgataaggggacgacatgtggaggcagccatggggacgacttccatgattaagagcgacagtatggggcattcatattgcgctgctatgattgcaacttcaggtctccagcatggcggcgacagatgggccaagttccactatgtatctggtgaaacacctgaaaattctgcctgacacagctcgtttgataaggagatgatgtgctgcatatcctcttgtgctccagcgtctggggtatagagagttgaaatgagacattggtggacgctgtggaggatcgtggaggcaaaatgaacaggaaacagcaggggcagcatgcatggatgcctctgaggctgcctaatcttgggatggagctggcggtccactgccaggcgagctttcgcctgtccaagcccctgtctctcggctcctccccacccaaaatgggcctgggggccagaagcgtttactttgaaaaaattataattttcaaagcaggctgggtcgtttgaatatttcacctaggaataatggaatagcatagtggttttttttttaatagtttttacggaaatggttccatgattaagagcgacagtatggggcatccatattgcgctgctatgattgcaacttcaggtctccagcatggtggcgacagatgggccgcgttccactatgtatctggtgaaacacctgaaaattctgcctgacacagctcgtttgataaggggacgatgtatggaggcagtgaactagtagtagattaaaggtgctgcagttaaaactatgttagttggatcttgagatggagctggcgccccgcagccaggcgagctttcgccaatccaagcccctgtctctaggctactccccaaacagcacttctaagaaccttttgtataagatcaagtgtagtagcgttcttataagtttaggatatggcgggtgaggggaatgtaaacagatgcgcaagaagcgctgaaataatattggtaaatgataaaagtttgccagtatattttgtggattacacagcagggtggcgacaaagttaacaagtttgatgtggaagccatgaaaacaacccaaaattctgcccgacacagctcgtttgataaggggacgatgtatggaggcagtgaactagtagtagattaaaggtgctgccgttaaaactatgttagttggatcttgagatggaactggcactccgcagccaggcgagctttcgccaatccaagcccctgtctctaggcaactccccaaacagcacttctaagaaccttttgtataacatcaagtgtagtagcgttcttataagtttaggatatggcgggtgaggggaatgtaaacagatgcgcaagaagcgctgaaataatattggtaaatgataaaagtttgccagtatattttgtggattacacagcagggtggcgacaaagttaacaagtttgatgtggaagccatgaaaacaacccaaaattctgcccgacacagctcgtttgataaggggacgatgtatggaggcagtgaactagtagtagattaaaggtgctgcagttaaaactatgt contains the following coding sequences:
- the LOC140120629 gene encoding uncharacterized protein, whose translation is MVEQVILKGYNQIQEQLHSLDEEYIQYYSKQDEDSKNGEQLENKISEDEEIEAEMQPQAPKKLEIAMGRPRNRFLALLRRPQRWIAGLKHRGTYIVNEEPSNEIPGPSHINLEDSMADTKGRNLLRVGQVVRNNMDRQTGNMVEQVILKEYNQIQEQLHSLDEEYIKYCSKQNEDSKNGEQLENKISEDEEIEAGSRFLALFRRPQRWIAGLKHRGTYIVNEEPSNVIPGPSRINMEDSMANSKACMSHTEDQKDDEEKQHTIQSSKKKMDTCRSVQDVRRDPSSIDPTTREELPRSAQSSSSSGYQDTTAETSVVEAGTSAQASAATVPLSLESFTFHRSLGQGGFAQVYLATDRIRRERVAIKVIDKRDYTESGYSFVERDILQLSHASPFLIHGLGAFHMVNFVYYVMEVATRGDLLDFILEMCPLDTATVRFIIAEVVCGTEFLHSKGILHRDLKPENLLLTTEGHIKITDFGLAVKGVAKRITDDCRGTAGFAAPEMILGLPHGRAVDYFAIFPLWAGDSKVSIPWRKTKRFGAICPQS